One genomic window of Halorubrum hochsteinianum includes the following:
- a CDS encoding aldo/keto reductase, which yields MDYRRLGNTGLSVSELCLGTWRFGRETNGVVETGREEAHELLDAAAERGINFIDTANVYGTPHGTSEEYIGEWLAERDREDYVIASKVYFPFDGRGEPGPNDSGLGRKHIRAQVEGTLDRLDTDYLDVYYIHRWDDETPIEETMRVLDELVSEGKVHHLGASTMAAWRLTKAQWTADVNDYAAFDVVQPLHHAGYYEDVREYLDVCIDQDLAVCPYSPLAGGFLTGKYERADPDDPEQVIAPDGSRASFDDRFERFYLSERGWKVLDAVREVADELDATPAQVALAWLTEWDEFTCVPIVGARTVDQLDENVAAVDLDLSGEQWDRIMDARYDPDGNLWGH from the coding sequence ATGGACTACCGGCGACTCGGGAACACCGGGCTCAGCGTCTCGGAGCTGTGTCTGGGGACGTGGCGGTTCGGACGCGAGACGAACGGCGTCGTCGAGACGGGCCGCGAGGAGGCCCACGAACTGCTCGACGCGGCCGCGGAGCGCGGGATCAACTTCATCGACACGGCCAACGTCTACGGGACGCCCCACGGGACGAGCGAGGAGTACATCGGCGAGTGGCTCGCCGAGCGCGACCGCGAGGACTACGTGATCGCCTCGAAGGTGTACTTCCCGTTCGACGGCCGCGGCGAACCCGGCCCGAACGACTCCGGGCTGGGGCGGAAGCACATCCGCGCGCAGGTCGAGGGGACGCTCGATCGCCTCGACACGGACTACCTCGACGTCTACTACATCCACCGCTGGGACGACGAGACCCCGATCGAGGAGACGATGCGCGTCCTCGACGAGCTCGTCTCTGAGGGGAAGGTCCACCACCTCGGCGCGTCGACGATGGCGGCCTGGCGGCTGACGAAGGCGCAGTGGACCGCCGACGTCAACGACTACGCCGCCTTCGACGTGGTCCAGCCGCTCCACCACGCGGGCTACTACGAGGACGTGCGCGAGTACCTCGACGTCTGTATCGACCAGGACCTGGCCGTCTGCCCGTACTCCCCGCTCGCCGGCGGGTTCCTCACCGGGAAGTACGAGCGCGCCGACCCGGACGACCCCGAGCAGGTGATCGCGCCCGACGGGTCCCGCGCGAGCTTCGACGACCGGTTCGAGCGCTTCTACCTCTCGGAGCGCGGCTGGAAGGTGCTCGACGCGGTCCGCGAGGTCGCCGACGAGCTCGACGCCACGCCCGCGCAGGTCGCGCTCGCGTGGCTCACCGAGTGGGACGAGTTCACCTGCGTCCCGATCGTCGGCGCGCGGACGGTTGACCAGCTCGACGAGAACGTCGCCGCGGTCGACCTCGACCTCTCCGGCGAGCAGTGGGACCGGATCATGGACGCGCGCTACGACCCGGACGGGAACCTCTGGGGGCACTGA
- a CDS encoding DUF7548 family protein codes for MDLRAVSRRVGIAAAVVTVVALVAPYAVISGPEYASQLATYYASGVVGWGGITLFALLSAVVIASVEQGNVDPGTLAGVAVVLAFATTLSAASWAAAVEPSPVFRDNLWLVWHAPAVVALSIPLPLSAAAYARVVLS; via the coding sequence ATGGACCTCCGCGCCGTCTCGCGCCGGGTCGGAATCGCCGCCGCCGTCGTCACCGTCGTCGCGCTCGTCGCGCCGTACGCGGTCATCTCGGGACCGGAGTACGCCTCGCAGCTGGCGACGTACTACGCGTCCGGCGTCGTCGGCTGGGGCGGAATCACGCTGTTCGCGCTGTTGAGCGCGGTCGTCATCGCCTCCGTCGAGCAGGGGAACGTCGACCCCGGAACGCTCGCCGGCGTGGCGGTCGTCCTCGCGTTCGCGACCACCCTGAGCGCGGCGAGCTGGGCGGCGGCGGTCGAGCCGAGCCCGGTGTTCCGCGACAACCTCTGGCTGGTGTGGCACGCGCCCGCCGTCGTCGCGCTGTCGATCCCCCTGCCGCTCTCCGCGGCGGCGTACGCCCGGGTCGTGTTGTCGTAA
- a CDS encoding GNAT family N-acetyltransferase — protein MYVRDAKNRDEAWLLDAIEQLGLDDVAFRSRDYVIAVDEESNDRAGFGRLRLHRGDDGEENRIELTGIGVLPEWRDRGVGAHVVERLVDTAAADGFETVYVLTDQPEYLTQFGFERVDTDDLPPALSDRLTEKREFLGGGVVGLRLAVDDFEMPSRFRRAFKEAEPTGGDEPEESAEDFGIDPDSATYKYDTGR, from the coding sequence ATGTACGTCCGCGACGCCAAAAACCGTGACGAGGCGTGGTTGTTGGACGCGATCGAGCAGTTGGGGCTCGACGACGTCGCCTTCCGGTCGCGGGACTACGTGATCGCGGTCGACGAGGAGTCGAACGACCGGGCCGGCTTCGGGCGGCTCCGGCTTCACCGCGGCGACGACGGCGAGGAGAACCGGATCGAGCTGACGGGCATCGGCGTCCTGCCGGAGTGGCGCGACCGCGGGGTCGGGGCGCACGTCGTCGAGCGCCTCGTCGACACCGCGGCCGCGGACGGCTTCGAGACGGTGTACGTGCTCACCGACCAGCCGGAGTACCTGACGCAGTTCGGCTTCGAGCGCGTCGACACGGACGACCTCCCGCCCGCGCTCTCCGACCGCCTCACCGAGAAGCGGGAGTTCCTCGGCGGCGGGGTCGTCGGACTCCGACTCGCGGTCGACGACTTCGAGATGCCGTCCCGGTTCCGCCGGGCGTTCAAAGAGGCCGAGCCCACCGGCGGCGACGAGCCGGAGGAGTCCGCCGAGGACTTCGGGATCGACCCCGACTCGGCGACCTACAAGTACGACACCGGGCGCTGA
- a CDS encoding FAD-dependent oxidoreductase: MDTTATVESVESVGPDTYALRFRAPDGVAAEPGQFVKLGTEIDGESVARFYTLSSPHVDDAFEVTVGIDPDEGGDFSAFLANAEAGTEMTLSGPYGDQHYDGEARAVVIAGGPGIGPAVAIAERALDEGAEAAVVYRDNDVAHADRVEALRERGAAVHLLGADEALTDAVADVLTGVDGETAFVYGFADLVADAEAAIDAAGGDADAAKVENFG, translated from the coding sequence ATGGACACGACAGCGACGGTCGAGTCGGTCGAGTCGGTCGGCCCCGACACGTACGCCCTCCGGTTCCGCGCGCCAGACGGGGTCGCGGCCGAGCCCGGACAGTTCGTGAAGCTCGGCACCGAGATAGACGGCGAGTCGGTGGCCCGCTTCTACACCCTCTCGTCGCCCCACGTGGACGACGCGTTCGAGGTCACGGTCGGGATCGACCCCGACGAGGGCGGCGACTTCTCGGCGTTCCTCGCGAACGCCGAGGCCGGCACCGAGATGACCCTCTCCGGCCCCTACGGCGACCAGCACTACGACGGCGAGGCGCGCGCGGTCGTGATCGCCGGCGGTCCCGGGATCGGTCCCGCGGTCGCCATCGCCGAGCGCGCGCTCGACGAGGGGGCCGAGGCCGCGGTCGTCTACCGCGACAACGACGTCGCCCACGCCGACCGGGTAGAGGCCCTCCGCGAGCGGGGTGCCGCGGTCCACCTCCTCGGCGCGGACGAGGCGCTCACCGACGCCGTCGCCGACGTGCTCACGGGCGTGGACGGCGAGACGGCGTTCGTCTACGGGTTCGCCGACCTCGTCGCGGACGCGGAGGCCGCCATCGACGCCGCCGGCGGCGACGCGGACGCCGCGAAGGTCGAGAACTTCGGGTAG